GAGACCCTTGATGGAGCCCCAGTATCCcggagaaaagggggagatgTCCCAGTACAGCCCTGGGGGTGACAAGGACAGAccttggggacagcagggacccTCAGAGACAGAAGAGACCCCCCCAAGAGAGCCCAGAAGGGACAGTAACATCctgggggtgacagggacagaccctggggacaggagggaccctggggacagagccagggAACAGAAGGGACCTGCCAATACACCCCAAAAGGGACGGGGACACCTTGAGAGTGATGCAGACAGACCCTGGGAACAGAAGGGCACCCCAGGTTTTTGGGAAGCTTCTCCCCATTTTAGGCATAACAGGACTCTCCCCATTTTTCTGGGGTCCCCTCTCGGATTTTTGAGATCCCCtctggtttttggggtcccatcTTCTCGGTGATGTCCTTGAGAGAAGGGTAGACCACATCCTTGGACAGCAGGGACTCCATGATACCCCCACAAGTCTCCTGAGTTTCCCACACCCCAAAGGAACCCTCCAAGATTTCAGGGACCCTCCCTAGGGTTTTGGGGACCCCTCTCGctttttggggtcccctccccattttttggggtcccaccTTCTCCGTGGAGGGAGGGGCAGAGCACACCCCAGAACAGCAGGGACTGCACGATGTCCCCACAACCCCTACACATTTCCCATGCCCCAAGGGAcaaccccaggtttctgggGACACTCCCAGACTTTTGGGGAAACCCTTAGGTTTTTTGGGGTGCCCTCCCGGTTTTTTTTGAGGTCCCACCTTCTCGGTGATCTCCTTGAGGGAAGGGTAGAGCACGTCCTTGGACAGCAGGGACTCCATGATGCTGCGCATGACGGGCAGGACGCCGTCCCCGCCgccctcctccagccccagcccctccagggcctTTGCCAGCTCCTCCTCCGAGCCTGGGGAATTCTGTGGGATCCCCGGGACCCCCGTGAGGCCCCCGGGATGCCGGGAGAGCCCCCCAGGATcccagggagggctgggaatACCTGGATGTCATTGGCATTCTTGGCCAGCCCGCTCAGGGTCTCCTTGAGGCAGGAGGTGAATTCCTGCTGCGAGGCGGCGTCGCTGCCTGCGGGGTTGGGAAGGGGGATAATGGGAACAATGGGACTGGGGAcaatgggaataatgggggtGTCATCCCCCATCCTGAATGGGGGGGAACAATTCcaaatgggattgggaatggggcGACACTGGGGAGCCCAATGGGGTCTTGTCTCGGAGATCTTGATCCCAAACGGGGATCCcaggagtgggaatgggattgggaatggggtgggaatggggcataatgggaataatggggggTCCTGCTGGGTTCCCAGGAAGATTCTCAGTACCCCACAGCACCCAGAGACGCCCACAGCCCCGAGCCCAAGTGGGGATCCCCAAATTCCAGAAACACGGAAGGTGCTGGGGTGGATCTGGGTGGTGACAACACGGGGTGACAACAGGGACTGGGAGCCCTCCATGGACCAGGAacagggactgggaatggggactgggaatggggacagggactgggaatggggacagggactgtAGACAGGGACTGGGAGCCCTCCATGGACCAGGAacagggactgggaatggggactgggaacaggcactgggaacaggcactgggaacagggacagggactgggaatgggaacagggactggggacagggactgggagcCCTCCATGGACCAGGAACAGGGACTGGGAACAGGTAACAGGGACTGGGATcaggaacagggaacagggacagggatcaggaacagggaacagggaacagggacagggactgggagtggggacaggacagggaacagggactgggACCCCTCCATGGACCAGGAACAGGGACTGGGAACAGGTAACAGGGACTGGGATcaggaacagggaacagggaacagggacagggactgggagtGGGGACAGGACGGGGAACAGGGACTGGGACCCCTCCATGGACCGGGAACCGGGACTGGGAACAAGAACAGGAACAGGGAACAGAGactgggaacaggaacagggactgggaatagggacagggagcaggaacaggaacGAGGAACACAGACTGGGATCAGGAAGAGGGATgggaaacagggacagggagcaggaacCAGGGAGGGGACCAGACACAAGCACAaggtgcccagggctgctccggGGTGGGGATCCCCACATTCCCACCTCACCCACCAacttttccagcagcttctgagAGCTTCTGGAACTGCTCCACGAGCTGGGGCTCCTGCCGGGCCAGCTCCTGCATGGCCTCCTGGAACTCGGCCGCCGCCTGCGCCGCCAGCTCGCCCTCAAAGAGCTCCTGGAAGAATCTCTCCTGCGAGGAGAAGAGCGAGCCCTGCACACGGGGTCAGCGCGGCCGCACGGCCCCACAACGGGGCACAACGGGATTTTGGGGGGGCCCCACCTTGGCGGAGTCGGCGGcggaggaaggagaaggggacGGGGGGGacgaggagctgggagggggagcGGGGCAGCTGCGCTCGAAGTCATCCAGGGCACCTGGGGGGGAACGGGGtcaggggaccccaaaaaaggGGTGGGAAAAGGGGGTTGTGCACCCCACATGGTCACGGACACCGGGTGACTGTAACTGAAAGGTGTATGCCAGTAACTGTACCCCAGAACTGCACCCCAATAATTCCCATAAATCATGGCGCCCCAGTAACTTCACCCCAATAACTGTAAACCAAAACTGCACCCCAATAATTCCCATAAATCATGGCACCCCAGTAACTTCACCCCAATAACTGTAAACCAAAACTGCACCCCAATAATTCCCATAAATCATGGCACCCCAGTAACTTCACCCCAATAACTGTAAACCAAAACTGCACCCCAATAATTCCCATAAATCATGGTGCCCCAGTAACTTCACCCCAGTAACTGTACCCCAGAACTGCACCCCAATAATTCCCATAAATCATGGCGCTCCAGTAACTTCACCCCAGTAACTGTAAACCAAAACTGCACCCCAATAATTCCCATAAATCATGGCACCCCAGTAACTTCACCCCAGTAACTGTACCCCAAAACTGCACCCCAATAATTCCCATAAATCATGGCACCCCAGTAACTTCACCCCAGTAACTGTACCCCAAAACTGCACCCCAATAATTCCCATAAATCATGGCACCCCAGTAACTGTACCCCAGAACTGCACCCCAATAATTCCCATAAATCATGGCACCCCAGTAACTTCACCCCAGTAACTGTAAACCAAAACTGCACCCCAATAATTCCCATAAATCATGGCACCCCAGTAACTGTACCCCAGAACTGCACCCCAATAATTCCCATAAATCATGGCGCCCCAGTAACTTCACCCCAGTAACTGTAAACCAAAACTGCACCCCAATAATTCCCATAAATCATGGCACCCCAGTAACTTCACCCCAGTAACTGTACCCCAAAACTGCACCCCAATAATTCCCATAAATCATGGCACCCCAGTAACTTCACCCCAGTAATTGTACCCCAAAACTGCGCCCCCAAACCCTCATCCCCTTGTACCCAATAGCCCCCAGACCCTCTGTACTCCAGTGACCCCCCCCAGTTCCCCTGCACCCCAATAATCCATCCAGCCCCTCCCAACACCCCTCACCACAATAACCCCCAGGTCCCCCCGACCCCAATAACCCCTGGAACCCCCAGTACCCCACAaactcccccagccccccatgaaccccccaaaccccaatgaccccccagccccccatgaacccccagccccccatgaacccccccaaaccccaatgaccccccagccccccctgaacccccagcccctcatgaacccccccaaaccccaatgaCCCCCCAGCCCCCCCTGAACCCCCAGCCCCTCATGAACCCTCCAAACCCCAATGACCCCCCAGCCCCCCCTGAACCCCCAGCCCCTCAtgaacccccccaaaccccaatgaCCCCCCAGCCCCCCCTGAACCCCCAGCCCCTCATGAACCCTCCAAACCCCAATGACCCCCCAGCCCCCCCTGAACCCCCAGCCCCTCATGAACCCTCCAAACCCCAGTgaccccccagccccccatgaaccccccaaaccccaatgaTCCCCCAGCTCCCCATGAACCCCCCAAACTCCAATGACCCCTCAGCCTCCCACGAACCCCCCAAGCCCCTCAcgaaccccccaaaccccaatgaccccctcagcccctcacgacccccagcccctcccgcTCCCTTTCACCCCAATGACCCCCGACCTCCACCGCACCCCATGACCGCCACTGTTCCCAGTGCCGCGCAGCCCCCCCCCGCACCGCAACGACCCCCGGGCCCCTCCGGTCCCCCCTCACTCCAGGGCCCCCCCTcactctccagcagctcctccagctccggGTCGGGccccgggcccgggcccggctCCGCCGCCATCTTGGCCCGCTCCGCCCTccgccgccagggggcgctgtCCTGGGGACACGCCCCTTCCCGCCCCGGGGGACACGCCCctccccgccggccccgcccacCCGGAAAACCCGGAACGGGAGCGGGAACGGAGGCGGGAGCGGGAACGGGAACGCGATAGGGAGCGGGaacgggagcgggagcgggaacGGGAGTGGAgtgggaacaggaacagggacaagaaagggaaaaggaacggggacaggaacaggggaaCAGGAACGGGAtcgggagcagggacaggaacgGGGGAACAGGAACGGGATCGGGAACAGGGACGGGAACGGGATCGGGGAACAGTATCGGGAGGGGGAGCAGGGTCGGGATCAGGAACCGGGACTGGGAACTGAGACCGGGTTCGGGGACCGGGGCTgggaacagggactggggaacgggaacgggaactgGGAGCTGGGGTAGGAACTGGGACCGGGAACAGAACTGGGAACATGGACCGGGAAGAGTGACCGGGACCGGGGACCGGGACCAGCGGCAGGGACCTCTCCATGGACCGGGAACCGTGACTGGGACCctcatcccaaattttgggggtcccggtcCCTCAGGTCTCAAATTTTGGGATCCCAGGGCTTGGACATCCcggattttggggtcccagattttggggtcccagcCCCTCACGGCCGCAGGTCACCccggtgtccccatgtccccctcgTGTCCCCATCATGTCCTCACCGGGGcggggggaaaaag
This DNA window, taken from Cinclus cinclus chromosome 31, bCinCin1.1, whole genome shotgun sequence, encodes the following:
- the PEX19 gene encoding peroxisomal biogenesis factor 19; translation: MAAEPGPGPGPDPELEELLESALDDFERSCPAPPPSSSSPPSPSPSSAADSAKGSLFSSQERFFQELFEGELAAQAAAEFQEAMQELARQEPQLVEQFQKLSEAAGKVGSDAASQQEFTSCLKETLSGLAKNANDIQNSPGSEEELAKALEGLGLEEGGGDGVLPVMRSIMESLLSKDVLYPSLKEITEKYPEWLQQHEGSLSPEQRERFRAQQALMLRICSELERERPEEPEGQRRERFETLLDLMQQLQDLGHPPKELAGDTPPGLNLELPGGVTGEQCRLM